From Virgibacillus natechei, the proteins below share one genomic window:
- a CDS encoding helix-turn-helix transcriptional regulator, whose translation MYTTKKIMQIIKYYHINVQNLRDMQQESMKSVGVSQYGLEASLPKGNDIKSVVENEALRRIENTKFWAEIITDIKYLQDRWDRITDEKEAQILSLRLSGYRTTDIAEIMKMTRSGVHRTLERIACRIKSYPQVYATHSTGYEMLKEA comes from the coding sequence ATGTATACCACGAAAAAAATAATGCAGATCATAAAATATTATCATATCAATGTGCAGAATTTGAGGGATATGCAGCAGGAGAGCATGAAAAGTGTAGGTGTTTCCCAATACGGGTTAGAAGCATCTTTGCCAAAAGGAAACGACATTAAAAGCGTAGTCGAGAATGAAGCGTTGAGGCGAATTGAAAACACTAAATTCTGGGCTGAAATAATAACGGATATAAAGTATCTCCAAGATAGATGGGATCGGATCACAGATGAAAAGGAAGCGCAGATATTAAGTTTACGATTGAGTGGATATAGGACAACTGATATAGCGGAAATTATGAAGATGACTCGCTCTGGGGTACACAGGACATTAGAAAGAATAGCGTGCAGGATTAAAAGTTATCCACAGGTGTACGCAACGCATTCAACAGGTTATGAGATGTTGAAAGAGGCGTGA
- a CDS encoding DUF3954 domain-containing protein — translation MNKVEVRLDEDAVYIIQDGKKIKVSPKQFGNDKIIWMDGKVLDIERSERVRVEGQEII, via the coding sequence ATGAATAAAGTAGAAGTAAGACTGGACGAGGATGCGGTTTATATCATTCAAGACGGAAAGAAAATAAAAGTTTCTCCTAAACAATTCGGGAACGATAAGATCATTTGGATGGACGGCAAGGTTTTAGACATAGAACGTAGCGAGAGGGTAAGAGTTGAAGGGCAGGAGATTATATAA
- a CDS encoding RusA family crossover junction endodeoxyribonuclease → MRFTVPGTLPTMNEIIKVSKSHPMAYANMKKDYTALIMMQSKKLPEVGKADFEITWYCKDKRKDKDNIMSGQKFIFDGLVKAGVLKGDGWSQIGDVAHYFEIDKQNPRVEINIREYLEAS, encoded by the coding sequence ATGAGGTTTACTGTGCCAGGAACATTGCCAACGATGAATGAGATCATAAAAGTAAGCAAATCACATCCGATGGCTTATGCAAATATGAAGAAGGACTATACAGCATTGATTATGATGCAATCTAAGAAACTTCCAGAAGTGGGTAAGGCAGACTTTGAAATCACATGGTACTGCAAGGATAAGCGTAAAGACAAGGACAACATTATGAGTGGTCAGAAATTCATATTTGATGGTCTGGTCAAAGCGGGAGTTTTAAAGGGTGATGGGTGGTCTCAAATTGGGGATGTGGCTCATTACTTTGAAATAGATAAGCAAAATCCGAGGGTGGAAATAAATATAAGAGAATATCTTGAAGCAAGCTAG